One window of the Melanotaenia boesemani isolate fMelBoe1 chromosome 14, fMelBoe1.pri, whole genome shotgun sequence genome contains the following:
- the LOC121653255 gene encoding E3 ubiquitin-protein ligase TRIM21-like: MSAGSNQRSEDQFLCSICLDVFTEPVSTPCGYNYCKNCITRHWDVNNSCQCPLCKKEFHFKPDLKINTLLREMVAQFRREAQQEASSSSSEQQAELRKTEAEIQLMIQKRRLKIQELKESVKVSKDAADRETVEGVQVFSALMESVQRGLDQLVEEIQDKQKTTEKQAEAFIKDLEQEISELMKRSSEVEQLLRSADHLHLLHSFSSLKAAPPTKNWTEVRVHPPSYEGTVVRAVAQLEETIRKEKKKMIEAELKKVQQYAVDVTLDPDTANPDLILSDDGKQVYDGDVKKELPDNPERFSKCVNVLGNQSFSSGRFYFEVQVKGKTEWDLGVARESINRKGDITVRPQDGFWTVCLRNGNEYKANAGPSVRLHLQSGPEKVGVFVDYEEGLVSFYDVDAAALIFSSTGCCFTEKLYPYFSPSNNDGGKNSAPLIICPVNQTV; encoded by the coding sequence ATGTCTGCTGGCAGCAACCAGAGATCTGAGGATCAGTTTCTGTGCTCCATCTGTCTGGATGTGTTCACTGAACCAGTCTCCACACCATGTGGATACAACTACTGCAAGAACTGCATCACCCGACACTGGGACGTTAACAACAGCTGCCAATGTCCACTGTGTAAAAAGGAGTTTCACTTTAAACCTGATCTAAAAATTAACACCTTACTCAGAGAGATGGTTGCTCAGTTCAGACGTGAAGCTCAGCAGgaagccagcagcagcagctcagagcaACAAGCTGAGTTGAGGAAGACAGAGGCTGAAATCCAGCTGATGATCCAGAAGAGACGACTGAAGATTCAGGAGCTCAAAGAGTCTGTGAAGGTCAGtaaagatgctgcagacagagagacagtaGAAGGTGTTCAGGTCTTCAGTGCTCTGATGGAGTCTGTTCAGAGAGGCCTGGACCAGCTCGTAGAGGAGATccaagacaaacagaaaactaCAGAGAAACAGGCTGAAGCCTTCATCAAAGATCTGGAACAGGAAATCTctgagctgatgaagaggagctctgAGGTGGAGCAGCTCTTACGCTCTGCagaccacctccacctcctccataGCTTCTCGTccctgaaagctgctccacccACCAAGAACTGGACAGAGGTCAGAGTCCATCCACCATCATATGAGGGGACTGTGGTGAGAGCTGTGGCTCAGCTGGAGGAGACAATcaggaaagagaagaagaagatgattgAGGCTGAGCTGAAGAAGGTCCAGCAGTATGCAGTGGATGTTACTCTGGATCCTGATACAGCAaatccagacctcatcctgtcTGATGATGGAAAACAAGTTTATGATGGTGATGTGAAGAAGGAACTTCCAGATAATCCAGAGAGATTTTCTAAGTGTGTTAATGTTTTAGGAAACCAGAGTTTCTCTTCAGGCAGATTTTACTTTGAGGTTCAGgttaaaggaaaaactgaatGGGATTTAGGAGTCGCCAGAGAGTCCATCAACAGGAAGGGAGACATCACAGTGAGACCTCAGGATGGTTTCTGGACTGTGTGTTTGAGAAATGGAAATGAGTACAAAGCCAACGCTGGTCCTTCAGTCCGTCTCCATCTTCAGTCTGGTCCTGAGAAGGTGGGGGTGTTTGTGGATTATGAGGAGGGTCTGGTCTCCTTTTATGATGTAGATGCTGCAGCTCTGATCTTCTCCTCTACTGGCTGCTGCTTCACTGAGAAACTCTACCCATACTTCAGTCCCAGTAATAATGATGGTGGTAAAAACTCAGCTCCTCTCATCATCTGTCCTGTCAATCAAACTGTCTGA